The Thermus filiformis genome contains a region encoding:
- a CDS encoding phospholipase D-like domain-containing protein, which translates to MDTRRLGGLPSYLVLLVLLLVWLYQTFRPAPPPPALPGQVQVFFMPQEGERAKAFLLERIQNTRERLEVAAYEFRDLSLAKALLEAKDRGVRVRLYGESDYREDVRRYLVAARLGQTREPPRVGREEVRARVRQVREGCEEVAGLEVCYDEREPFMHHKFLVFDGQAVWTGSTNLTWNAFARNNENSLYLPSPPLAEGYEREFEALWSGKKEGLGLPVRFALEGVEGTVYFSPAGGRAAREALLARLRAAREEVLVAAFVLTDQEVLKALVQAQARGVRVRAVLETRNMGTSGEELLLKAGIDVRKDANPYTLHHKVAVIDGTWVVTGSYNFSTSAWRRNNENLLVLKAPGLAQKYRKEVEALWEAGTPL; encoded by the coding sequence ATGGATACTAGGCGCCTGGGGGGGCTTCCCTCCTACCTGGTCCTCCTGGTCCTCCTCCTGGTCTGGCTCTACCAGACCTTCCGCCCCGCCCCCCCGCCCCCGGCCCTGCCCGGCCAGGTCCAGGTCTTCTTCATGCCCCAGGAGGGAGAAAGGGCCAAGGCCTTCCTCCTGGAGCGCATCCAAAACACCCGGGAGCGCCTCGAGGTGGCGGCCTACGAGTTCCGCGACCTCTCCCTCGCCAAGGCCCTCCTGGAGGCCAAGGACCGGGGGGTGCGGGTCCGCCTCTATGGGGAAAGCGACTACCGGGAGGACGTCCGCCGCTACCTGGTGGCGGCCCGGCTGGGCCAGACCCGGGAGCCCCCCCGGGTGGGGCGGGAGGAGGTCCGGGCCCGGGTGCGCCAGGTGCGCGAGGGGTGCGAGGAGGTGGCGGGCCTCGAGGTCTGCTACGACGAGCGGGAGCCCTTCATGCACCACAAGTTCCTGGTCTTTGACGGGCAGGCGGTCTGGACGGGGAGCACCAACCTCACCTGGAACGCCTTCGCCCGCAACAACGAGAACAGCCTCTACCTCCCCTCCCCTCCCCTGGCCGAGGGGTACGAACGGGAGTTTGAGGCCCTGTGGAGCGGGAAGAAGGAGGGGCTGGGCCTCCCCGTCCGGTTCGCCCTGGAAGGGGTGGAGGGGACGGTCTACTTCAGCCCCGCCGGGGGCCGGGCGGCCCGGGAGGCCCTTTTGGCCCGGCTCCGGGCGGCGCGGGAGGAGGTCTTGGTGGCGGCCTTCGTCCTCACCGACCAGGAGGTCCTAAAGGCCCTGGTCCAGGCCCAGGCCCGGGGGGTGCGGGTCCGGGCGGTCCTGGAGACCCGGAACATGGGGACGAGCGGCGAGGAGCTTCTCCTGAAGGCGGGGATAGACGTGCGCAAGGACGCCAACCCCTACACCCTGCACCACAAGGTGGCGGTGATAGACGGGACCTGGGTGGTCACCGGGAGCTACAACTTCAGCACAAGCGCCTGGCGGCGCAACAACGAGAACCTCCTGGTCCTGAAGGCCCCCGGGCTGGCCCAGAAGTACCGGAAGGAGGTGGAGGCGCTTTGGGAAGCGGGGACGCCCCTTTGA
- a CDS encoding Uma2 family endonuclease: MVRPYRFSLEEFLKLPLPERGVELLEGEIYQMAPIGPRHAYAVNRWNRLLVESFPALLVQVQGPLALAPDTYLEPDLALLHPGDYRERLPGPGDILWVVEVADASLEYDLGKKLPLYAKGGVPEVWVHDLAGGRLLLFRTPEEDHYREQIWVRPGERVAPLAFPETLLEVPW, from the coding sequence ATGGTCCGGCCCTACCGCTTTAGCCTGGAGGAGTTCCTGAAGCTTCCCCTGCCCGAGCGCGGGGTGGAGCTTCTGGAAGGCGAAATCTACCAGATGGCGCCCATAGGTCCTCGCCACGCTTACGCGGTGAACCGGTGGAACCGGCTTTTGGTGGAGAGCTTCCCCGCCCTTTTGGTCCAGGTCCAGGGCCCCTTGGCCCTCGCCCCCGACACCTACCTGGAGCCGGATCTCGCCCTGCTTCACCCTGGGGATTACCGCGAGCGCCTTCCGGGCCCCGGGGACATCCTTTGGGTGGTGGAGGTGGCCGACGCTTCCTTGGAATACGACCTAGGTAAAAAGCTCCCCCTCTACGCCAAGGGGGGCGTGCCCGAGGTCTGGGTCCACGACCTTGCCGGGGGGCGCCTGCTCCTTTTCCGTACCCCCGAGGAGGACCACTACCGGGAGCAGATCTGGGTCCGGCCGGGCGAGAGGGTGGCCCCCTTGGCCTTTCCCGAAACCCTTTTGGAGGTGCCGTGGTAA
- a CDS encoding YqhA family protein has translation MRDLLELLVRLRWFLLLPVLSLILGSFYFALVAAYEVYKGLWAGSLEKGLVLMVQAVDASLLSAVLLIFALGLYELFLAPLEVPQDHPFRRVLVVESLEDLKGKLAAVILMLLVVRFFEQAQALKAERFQDLALLALGVALLAFGLWISKKSG, from the coding sequence ATGCGGGACCTTTTGGAGCTCCTGGTGCGCCTGCGCTGGTTCCTCCTCCTGCCGGTCCTCTCCCTGATCCTGGGCTCCTTTTACTTCGCCCTGGTGGCCGCCTACGAGGTGTACAAGGGCCTTTGGGCGGGGAGCCTGGAGAAGGGGCTGGTGCTCATGGTGCAGGCGGTGGACGCGAGCCTCCTCTCCGCCGTCCTCCTCATCTTCGCCCTGGGGCTTTACGAGCTCTTCCTGGCCCCCCTCGAGGTCCCCCAGGACCACCCCTTCCGCCGGGTCCTGGTGGTGGAGAGCCTGGAGGACCTCAAGGGCAAGCTGGCGGCGGTCATCCTGATGCTTTTGGTGGTGCGCTTCTTTGAGCAGGCCCAGGCCCTGAAGGCGGAGCGCTTCCAGGACCTGGCCCTTCTGGCCCTGGGGGTCGCCCTCCTCGCCTTCGGGCTTTGGATTTCCAAGAAGTCGGGGTAG
- the argJ gene encoding bifunctional glutamate N-acetyltransferase/amino-acid acetyltransferase ArgJ encodes MALRLPLGFRAGAVRAGIKPSGKPDLALLASGLPASWAYAATQNRAAAPSVHRGRRLYAGGGLLRAVVVNAGNANCATGSRGVLDDERMARAAALRLGLPVEEVLTASTGVIGVPLPVERIEEALPRLDLTPFADAFAEAILTTDLRVKTAEAQVGGARIVGVAKGSGMIHPRMATMLAFLVTDAALPQEALRAGFGRVVDRTFNQVTVDGDTSTNDLAVLLANGAHGEVPLSAFWEALEEVARELARMIARDGEGATKLMVVRVLGAATEEEARWAARAVAASPLWKSALYGNDPNWGRILAALGNSGARFDPLKTRIVLQGILLYDGEALPFDREAASQAMRGEEVEVLVDLRQGEAQGEAFGCDLTEGYVRINALYTT; translated from the coding sequence ATGGCCTTGAGGCTTCCCTTGGGCTTCCGGGCCGGGGCCGTCCGGGCCGGGATCAAGCCCTCCGGCAAGCCGGACTTGGCCCTTCTGGCCTCCGGCCTGCCCGCCTCCTGGGCTTACGCCGCCACCCAGAACCGGGCCGCCGCGCCCTCCGTACACCGGGGGCGGCGGCTGTACGCGGGGGGCGGGCTCCTCCGGGCGGTGGTGGTGAACGCGGGCAACGCCAACTGCGCCACCGGAAGCCGGGGGGTTCTGGACGACGAGCGCATGGCCCGGGCCGCGGCCTTGCGCCTGGGCCTGCCCGTGGAGGAGGTCCTCACCGCCTCCACCGGGGTCATCGGGGTGCCCTTGCCGGTGGAGCGGATAGAGGAGGCCCTGCCCCGGCTGGACCTCACCCCCTTCGCCGACGCCTTCGCCGAGGCCATCCTCACCACCGACCTCAGGGTGAAGACCGCGGAGGCCCAGGTGGGCGGGGCCCGGATCGTGGGGGTGGCCAAGGGGAGCGGGATGATTCACCCTAGGATGGCCACCATGCTGGCCTTCCTGGTCACGGACGCCGCCCTGCCTCAGGAGGCCCTGAGGGCGGGGTTTGGCCGGGTGGTGGACCGGACCTTCAACCAGGTCACGGTGGACGGGGACACCTCCACCAACGACCTGGCCGTCCTCCTGGCCAACGGGGCCCACGGGGAGGTCCCCCTTTCGGCCTTCTGGGAGGCCCTCGAGGAGGTGGCCCGGGAGCTTGCCCGGATGATCGCCCGGGACGGGGAGGGGGCCACCAAGCTCATGGTGGTGCGGGTCCTGGGGGCGGCCACGGAGGAGGAGGCCCGGTGGGCGGCCAGGGCCGTCGCGGCAAGCCCCCTTTGGAAAAGCGCCCTCTACGGCAACGACCCCAACTGGGGCCGGATCCTGGCCGCCCTGGGCAACTCGGGGGCCCGGTTTGACCCGCTAAAGACGCGGATCGTCCTCCAGGGGATCCTCCTGTACGACGGGGAGGCCCTGCCCTTTGACCGGGAGGCGGCGAGCCAGGCCATGCGGGGCGAGGAGGTGGAGGTCCTGGTGGACCTCCGCCAGGGGGAGGCCCAGGGGGAGGCCTTCGGGTGCGACCTCACCGAGGGGTATGTGCGGATCAACGCCCTGTACACCACTTGA
- a CDS encoding DUF420 domain-containing protein gives MKEVLGLLAVWSIVLSGLTLLLGLYFIRRGRREAHHRSMLVATGLAALFLVFYLAKWALHGTTLYGGPEAWRGAYYALLITHTLLAALNGPLALYVIYNALKGRFSVHKRWARWLVPIWLYVAVSGWVIYLVLKRYGVEAGTIAF, from the coding sequence GTGAAGGAAGTCCTGGGTCTTCTCGCGGTCTGGTCCATCGTCCTCTCGGGCCTGACCCTTCTTCTGGGCCTTTACTTCATCCGGCGAGGGCGGCGGGAGGCGCACCACCGGAGCATGCTGGTCGCCACGGGGCTCGCCGCCCTTTTCCTGGTCTTTTACCTGGCCAAGTGGGCGCTTCACGGCACCACCCTTTACGGGGGCCCCGAGGCCTGGCGGGGGGCGTACTACGCCCTCCTCATCACGCACACCCTGCTCGCGGCCCTGAACGGCCCTTTGGCCCTCTACGTGATCTACAACGCCCTCAAGGGGCGGTTCTCCGTGCACAAGCGCTGGGCCCGCTGGCTGGTGCCTATTTGGCTCTACGTGGCGGTTTCCGGCTGGGTGATCTACCTGGTCCTGAAGCGGTACGGGGTGGAGGCGGGGACGATCGCCTTTTAG
- the mreD gene encoding rod shape-determining protein MreD — translation MRTLALFLLTALAQAFLSGLLPDGLPPPDLYFLLALHLTARIPYYQGLPLALLLGLLQDLLGLGYLGLHGTGLLVGTYAFYAAQRWVSPELLGRVLAFLWAYLGKWAGLLLAAYWLRLRLFHPETLAFLFLAELLLTLALYLLLRGPRR, via the coding sequence ATGAGGACGCTCGCCCTTTTCCTCCTCACCGCCTTGGCCCAGGCCTTCCTCTCGGGCCTCCTGCCGGACGGCCTCCCCCCGCCGGACCTCTACTTCCTCCTGGCCCTCCACCTCACCGCCCGCATCCCCTACTACCAGGGCCTCCCCCTGGCCCTCCTTCTGGGCCTCCTCCAGGACCTCCTGGGCCTGGGGTATCTGGGCCTGCATGGGACGGGGCTTCTCGTGGGGACCTACGCCTTCTACGCCGCCCAGCGCTGGGTCTCCCCCGAGCTTTTGGGCCGGGTCCTGGCCTTCCTCTGGGCCTACCTGGGTAAGTGGGCGGGCCTCCTCCTGGCCGCCTACTGGCTCCGGCTCCGCCTCTTCCACCCCGAGACCCTGGCCTTCCTCTTCCTGGCCGAGCTCCTCCTCACCCTGGCCCTCTACCTCCTTCTGAGAGGCCCGCGGCGATGA
- the deoC gene encoding deoxyribose-phosphate aldolase has translation MDLASFIDHTLLKPTATPSEILKAAQEAVQHRFFGLCIPPSYVPLAREALAGSPVRLVTVVGFPLGYQAKEVKALEAAWAHAQGAEEVDMVVHLGQAKSGGFAYVQEEVRAVRQAVPRATLKVILETGHFTPEELVPLAEAAIAGGADFLKTSTGFGPRGASLEDVRLLSEVARGRAQVKAAGGIRDPQTAWEMIRAGATRLGTSSGVALVQGEAGHGY, from the coding sequence ATGGACCTCGCCTCCTTCATTGACCACACCCTCCTCAAGCCCACCGCCACCCCCAGTGAGATCCTAAAGGCGGCCCAGGAGGCCGTCCAGCACCGCTTCTTCGGTCTATGCATCCCCCCCTCCTACGTGCCTTTGGCCCGGGAGGCGTTGGCGGGAAGCCCGGTGCGGCTCGTCACCGTGGTGGGCTTCCCCCTGGGCTACCAGGCGAAGGAGGTCAAGGCCCTGGAGGCCGCCTGGGCCCACGCCCAGGGGGCGGAGGAGGTGGACATGGTCGTTCACCTGGGCCAGGCCAAGTCCGGCGGCTTCGCCTACGTCCAGGAGGAGGTCCGGGCGGTGCGCCAGGCGGTGCCCCGGGCCACCTTGAAGGTCATCCTGGAGACGGGCCACTTCACCCCGGAGGAGCTCGTCCCTCTGGCGGAGGCGGCCATCGCGGGCGGGGCCGACTTCCTGAAGACCTCCACCGGCTTCGGGCCCAGGGGGGCGAGCCTGGAGGACGTCCGCCTCCTTTCGGAAGTAGCCCGGGGCCGGGCCCAGGTGAAGGCCGCAGGCGGGATCCGGGACCCCCAGACCGCCTGGGAGATGATCCGGGCGGGGGCCACTCGGCTCGGGACCTCCAGCGGGGTGGCCTTGGTCCAGGGCGAGGCCGGCCATGGATACTAG
- the mreC gene encoding rod shape-determining protein MreC — translation MSENLLRRGLFLLLLLLSLALASLTRPTALALSAEVSARTAPLLALGHRLGQNLRAAGAALVDRRDLRAENRALRAALEAERSENARLRLEVERLRRALAVKEAQAPGVVAVAPVIGEDQSGLFRRLILGLGERDGLRVGMPVTAPQGLVGLIVETTEKTAVVRTILDPESRVGVRPENAPGRGVAQGFPPDRLLAEFPPQVELAPGERLLTGTPLGLFPDGIPVARVERVERVEGGLKKRVLARPLVELSLLEEVVVLRPL, via the coding sequence GTGAGCGAGAACCTTCTCCGCCGGGGGCTTTTCCTCCTCCTGCTCCTTTTGAGCCTGGCCCTTGCCAGCCTGACCCGGCCCACCGCCCTGGCCCTCTCGGCGGAGGTCTCCGCCCGCACCGCCCCCCTTCTGGCCCTGGGCCACCGGCTGGGGCAGAACCTGCGGGCCGCGGGGGCGGCCCTGGTGGACCGGCGGGACCTGCGGGCGGAGAACCGGGCCCTGAGGGCAGCCCTCGAGGCGGAAAGGAGCGAGAACGCCCGGCTCCGGCTCGAGGTGGAGCGGCTCCGGCGGGCCCTGGCGGTAAAGGAGGCCCAGGCCCCCGGGGTGGTGGCGGTGGCCCCGGTGATCGGGGAGGACCAAAGCGGCCTCTTCCGCCGCCTGATCCTGGGCCTGGGGGAGAGGGACGGCCTCCGGGTGGGGATGCCCGTCACCGCGCCCCAGGGCCTGGTGGGCCTGATCGTGGAGACCACCGAGAAGACCGCGGTGGTGCGCACCATTTTGGACCCGGAAAGCCGGGTGGGGGTCAGGCCGGAGAACGCCCCCGGCCGGGGGGTGGCCCAGGGCTTCCCCCCGGACCGCCTCCTGGCCGAGTTCCCGCCCCAGGTGGAGCTGGCCCCCGGGGAGCGGCTGCTTACGGGGACGCCCTTGGGCCTCTTCCCGGACGGGATCCCCGTGGCCCGGGTGGAGCGGGTGGAACGGGTGGAGGGCGGGCTGAAGAAGCGCGTCCTGGCCAGGCCCCTGGTGGAGCTCTCCCTCCTCGAGGAGGTGGTGGTGCTGAGGCCCCTATGA
- a CDS encoding Maf family protein has translation MGSGDAPLILASGSPRRRALLEALGYRLKVVVPNVAEDLDLAPQELARALALRKGRSVEGRFVVAADTVVDLDGTALGKPRDPEENLDFLRRLSGREHQVHTGLYLRGEGEVLEVHTARVRFRRLSEEEMRWYVQSGEGLDKAGGYGAQGLGMALLEGIEGDFYTVVGLPVSRVFALLWAWGFRP, from the coding sequence TTGGGAAGCGGGGACGCCCCTTTGATCCTGGCCTCGGGAAGCCCCAGGCGGCGGGCCCTCCTCGAGGCCCTGGGCTACCGGCTTAAGGTGGTGGTCCCGAATGTGGCGGAGGACCTGGACCTGGCCCCTCAGGAGCTCGCCCGCGCCCTGGCCCTTAGAAAGGGACGGAGCGTAGAGGGGCGGTTCGTGGTGGCGGCGGACACGGTGGTGGACCTGGACGGGACGGCCCTAGGCAAGCCCCGGGACCCGGAGGAGAACCTGGACTTCCTGAGGCGGCTTTCCGGCCGGGAGCACCAGGTCCACACCGGCCTCTACCTGAGGGGGGAAGGGGAGGTCCTGGAGGTGCACACCGCCCGGGTCCGCTTCCGGCGCCTATCCGAGGAGGAGATGCGCTGGTACGTGCAAAGCGGCGAGGGGCTGGACAAGGCGGGCGGGTACGGGGCCCAGGGCCTGGGGATGGCCCTTCTGGAAGGAATAGAGGGGGACTTCTACACGGTGGTGGGCCTGCCCGTCTCCCGGGTCTTCGCCCTGCTCTGGGCCTGGGGGTTTCGGCCGTGA
- a CDS encoding penicillin-binding transpeptidase domain-containing protein, protein MTSRIRALILFFALVFAMYGARLWQLQVVEYERYATKSQGNYLKTEGLPAPRGRLLDRKGRVLAQDRVAVDLVYEGGEVLYKERILALLGLSGLPKAQGPVTLKAGVPEALVPTLAELTAGQKNLYLVERIQRVYPRPISGPVLGYVRRAGPEEVKRGYSPDEEVGAAGLEAALEPFLRGVRGVRAVEMNVRGERLREEILKEPTPGKDVVLTLDLDLQRAAEKALEEALADINRGRALNGLPPARRVKGAIVALDPRTGEVLAMATAPSFDPNLLARRPVPQEAQALFTDPDLPLLNRATQAYTPGSTFKLATSYALLEEGYAAPGTTYRCSPYIVHGGLLRRNWAGRDMGPMTVKEAIAWSCNTWYYQAVLKDPLGFVDRLAYRARLLGLGEGTGLEVAEKTGLLPTRAWKQAALKEPWYPGETLSIAIGQGYVLASPAQIARMLATLANGGLKPRLHLVKRIGQEEVRYDPERVPGRYWTTLQEGLRLTVKAGTASFLLKDFPVPTGGKTGTAETPGKRRGLEHAWYMGYGPAEPGTPYPPLVVVAFFENGGEGSRVALPAAKKVMAAYWKVE, encoded by the coding sequence ATGACGAGCCGGATCCGCGCCCTCATCCTCTTCTTCGCCCTGGTCTTTGCCATGTACGGGGCGAGGCTGTGGCAGCTGCAGGTGGTGGAGTACGAGAGGTACGCTACTAAAAGCCAGGGCAACTACCTGAAGACCGAAGGCCTCCCCGCCCCCCGGGGGCGCCTCCTGGACCGGAAGGGCCGCGTCCTGGCCCAGGACCGGGTGGCGGTGGACCTGGTCTACGAGGGGGGGGAGGTCCTCTACAAGGAGCGCATCCTGGCCCTTCTGGGCCTTTCCGGCCTCCCCAAGGCGCAAGGGCCCGTCACCCTGAAGGCAGGGGTCCCCGAGGCCCTGGTCCCCACCCTGGCCGAGCTCACCGCGGGGCAGAAGAACCTCTACCTGGTGGAAAGGATCCAGCGCGTCTACCCCCGGCCCATCTCCGGGCCCGTCCTGGGGTACGTGCGGCGGGCGGGGCCGGAGGAGGTCAAACGGGGGTACAGCCCCGACGAGGAGGTGGGGGCGGCGGGCCTCGAGGCCGCCCTCGAGCCCTTTTTGCGGGGGGTGCGGGGGGTACGGGCGGTGGAGATGAACGTCCGGGGGGAGCGGCTGAGGGAGGAGATCCTGAAGGAGCCCACCCCGGGCAAGGACGTGGTCCTGACCCTGGACCTGGACCTGCAACGGGCGGCGGAGAAGGCCCTGGAGGAGGCCCTGGCCGACATCAACCGCGGCCGGGCCCTGAACGGCCTCCCCCCCGCCCGGCGGGTCAAGGGGGCGATCGTGGCCCTGGACCCCAGGACCGGGGAGGTCCTGGCCATGGCCACCGCCCCCTCCTTTGACCCCAACCTCCTGGCCAGAAGGCCCGTCCCCCAGGAGGCCCAGGCCCTCTTCACCGACCCCGACCTTCCCCTTTTGAACCGGGCCACCCAGGCCTACACCCCGGGCTCCACCTTCAAGCTGGCCACCAGCTACGCCCTCCTGGAGGAGGGGTACGCCGCGCCGGGCACCACCTACCGCTGCAGCCCCTACATCGTCCACGGGGGGCTTTTGCGCCGGAACTGGGCGGGCCGGGACATGGGCCCCATGACGGTGAAGGAGGCCATCGCCTGGAGCTGCAACACCTGGTACTACCAGGCGGTGCTCAAGGACCCCCTGGGCTTCGTGGACCGGCTGGCCTACCGGGCCCGGCTTCTGGGCCTAGGGGAGGGGACGGGGCTCGAGGTGGCGGAGAAGACCGGCCTCCTCCCCACCCGGGCCTGGAAGCAGGCAGCCCTGAAGGAGCCCTGGTACCCGGGGGAGACCCTCTCCATCGCCATCGGCCAGGGGTACGTCCTGGCAAGCCCCGCCCAGATCGCCCGCATGCTCGCCACCCTGGCGAACGGGGGGCTTAAGCCGAGGCTCCACCTGGTGAAGCGGATCGGCCAAGAGGAGGTGCGCTACGATCCGGAGAGGGTGCCGGGCCGGTACTGGACCACCTTGCAGGAGGGGCTCCGGCTCACGGTCAAGGCGGGGACGGCGAGCTTCCTCTTGAAGGACTTCCCCGTCCCCACCGGGGGCAAGACGGGGACGGCGGAGACCCCGGGGAAGCGGAGGGGCCTGGAGCACGCCTGGTACATGGGCTACGGCCCGGCGGAGCCCGGCACCCCCTACCCCCCCCTGGTGGTGGTGGCCTTCTTTGAAAACGGGGGGGAGGGGAGCCGGGTGGCCCTGCCGGCGGCGAAGAAGGTCATGGCCGCCTACTGGAAGGTAGAATAG
- the argC gene encoding N-acetyl-gamma-glutamyl-phosphate reductase: MVRVGILGASGYGGGELIRLLKRHPEVSLVGFSSRRHTGRPLYEVWPQLLDERLFRPQEEVVAEAEVVILALPNGIAMELAPGLLEAGKRVVDLSGDFRLPPEVYEAWYGLPHKSPALYREAVYGLPELFRAEIPGARLVANPGCYVTAATLALAPLAAEGLLEEAFLAGMSGVSGAGREAEETFFAELNENLRPYKPGGTHRHTPEMELNLARLKAQGRWPRTHGPKEEVRLSFIPHLVPMTRGILVSAFVRLREDLSEMRLEALYRSFYQDEPFVSFTRALPQTKGAYASNRVWVSLRKDERAGLVQVFAALDNLGKGMAGQAVQNLNLMLGFPEGLALDREGVWP, translated from the coding sequence GTGGTAAGGGTAGGGATCTTGGGGGCCTCGGGGTACGGCGGGGGGGAGCTCATCCGCCTGCTGAAGCGCCACCCCGAGGTCAGCCTGGTGGGCTTCTCCAGCCGGCGGCACACGGGAAGGCCCCTTTATGAGGTCTGGCCTCAGCTTTTGGACGAGCGGCTCTTCCGGCCCCAGGAGGAGGTGGTGGCCGAGGCCGAGGTGGTGATCCTGGCCCTACCCAACGGGATCGCCATGGAGCTCGCCCCCGGCCTCCTCGAGGCGGGCAAGCGGGTGGTGGACCTCTCCGGGGACTTCCGCCTTCCCCCCGAGGTCTACGAGGCCTGGTACGGCCTGCCCCACAAGAGCCCTGCCCTCTACCGGGAGGCGGTCTACGGCCTGCCCGAGCTCTTCCGGGCCGAGATCCCGGGGGCGCGGCTTGTGGCCAACCCGGGGTGCTACGTGACCGCCGCCACCTTGGCCCTGGCCCCCCTGGCGGCGGAGGGGCTTTTGGAGGAGGCCTTCCTGGCGGGGATGAGCGGGGTCTCCGGGGCGGGGCGGGAGGCGGAGGAGACCTTCTTCGCCGAGCTGAACGAGAACCTGAGGCCCTACAAGCCGGGGGGCACCCACCGCCACACCCCCGAGATGGAGCTGAACCTGGCCCGCCTGAAGGCCCAGGGGCGCTGGCCCCGGACCCACGGGCCCAAGGAGGAGGTCCGCCTCTCCTTCATCCCCCACCTGGTCCCCATGACCCGGGGCATCCTGGTCAGCGCCTTCGTCCGCCTGAGGGAGGACCTTTCCGAGATGCGCCTCGAGGCCCTTTACCGCTCCTTCTACCAGGACGAGCCCTTCGTCTCCTTCACCCGCGCCCTACCCCAGACCAAGGGCGCCTACGCCTCCAACCGGGTCTGGGTCAGCCTGCGCAAGGACGAGCGGGCGGGCCTGGTCCAGGTCTTCGCCGCCTTGGACAACCTGGGCAAGGGCATGGCGGGCCAGGCGGTGCAGAACCTCAACCTGATGTTGGGCTTTCCCGAGGGCCTGGCCCTGGACCGGGAGGGGGTATGGCCTTGA
- the minC gene encoding septum site-determining protein MinC, producing MRLRATKNALSLRLDGGETPEEVARLSLPEGLPLEVEVAGPVSQEVLEALLRLGRPLRLVPPRREKPVPTTLVVDHTLRAGQRVESPGTVVVLGDVNPGAEVVAGGDVIVVGKLRGLAHAGALGDEERAIWALSLEAKQLRIAHHLAQAPEEAGNPRGPERARVVEGRIILEAWTRRLP from the coding sequence ATGCGCTTAAGAGCCACGAAGAACGCGCTTTCCCTGCGCTTAGACGGCGGGGAGACCCCGGAGGAGGTGGCCCGGCTCAGCCTGCCCGAGGGCCTTCCCCTCGAGGTGGAGGTGGCGGGGCCGGTGAGCCAGGAGGTCCTGGAGGCCCTCCTCCGCCTCGGCCGCCCCCTGCGCCTGGTCCCCCCCCGGCGGGAGAAACCCGTCCCCACCACCTTGGTGGTGGACCACACCCTGCGCGCCGGGCAGCGGGTGGAAAGCCCGGGCACGGTGGTCGTCCTGGGGGACGTGAACCCAGGGGCGGAGGTGGTGGCGGGAGGGGACGTGATCGTGGTGGGGAAGCTCCGGGGCCTGGCCCACGCGGGGGCCCTGGGGGACGAGGAGCGGGCCATCTGGGCCCTCTCCCTCGAGGCCAAACAGCTCCGCATCGCCCACCATCTGGCCCAGGCCCCCGAGGAGGCCGGAAACCCCCGGGGCCCCGAGCGGGCCCGGGTGGTGGAGGGAAGGATCATCCTGGAAGCCTGGACCAGGCGCCTACCCTAA